Within Diabrotica virgifera virgifera chromosome 7, PGI_DIABVI_V3a, the genomic segment GTAAAGGAAAATTAAGTAGAAAATTTAATGGACCTTATATATTAACTAAGATATTAGAAAACGgaaaaattgaaattgaaaatcCAAAGAATAAAAAGAAGATAATAGTACATATAAACGAAACTAAAATAATGCCTACAATTTCAGATACATCATCGGAATCTTCGGAGCGTACAACTTCAGCTTCGCCAGAACCGATCCAGTCAACTTCCATGATTTAACTTCGTACCCAGGACTTTTACCATTTAAGCTAGGTACATCTAAAATTATTTCGACCCACTGGtcttttatacaaatttataatttAACAAATGTTATCTCCCAATTTTCCTTATTGAAAAGTCAAGCAAAACAACTATATACTAGTTTTAAAAATCAGACAGATTATCATCCAGAATTTGAAAATTCTTTTATACCCTTGCTTTCGATGCAAAACAGAATAGAAAATCAAATTTATCAAATTAATCCCCCTTTATATTCACAAAGAGAGAACAGAGTAAAAAGAGGAATTCTGAATCCTCTAGGTTCACTTATAAAATGTATCACTGGAAACATGGACCAAGATGATGCAGAGAAAATAGAATTTGAGATTAAACAGTTACAAGAAAATcagaataaattaaaaattaattcatTGAAACAATTGTCTTTGCTACAAAAAAGTATAAATTCATTTAATAATGTAATCAGTAATATATCATacaatcaaataattttaaaatccAAAATTGAAACTATTGAGAAGAAAATAGCTCTACTAGACAACAATGTATTTAACTATATGCAGTCATTCATGATAATCAATCAGATAACTTTATTATACCAAACTATTTATGATATTTTCGAAAAGATAGAAACCGCAATTTCTTTTGCCAAAATAAATACTTTGCATAACTCAATTGTAAATCCTATAGAACTTTTAGAGGaaataaataaagcaaaaatGCAAACAAAGTCAATACTAATGCCTTTTGAGCCAGTTTTAGAAAATGTGCTTAAATATGAAAAGATAATAAATATCAAAAGTTACTCAGTAAATTCAGTAATAACATTTATACTAGAGATCCCATTAGTGGAATCAGAAATATATGATTATTATCAATTATTCCCTGTTCCTACCCATATGAATTTATCCAAGTATTTTATACACCTTCCTTATAAACCATTCCTCGCACTTAACGATATCAGTTATATATACATGGACAATTTGTGCATAAATATAGACTCAGATGAATATATATGCAAAAGACATAATAAGTTTTTAATCAGTGAAAAAGCCCCTTGTGCAGTGCAATTAATAAACTATAAATCTAATCTTTTTACGTGTCAACCTTTTgaagtaagaataaataagataGAGTCCACCAGAGTCCAAGATGGAAAATGGATCATCACAGTGCCTGAAGCAGAATTAGCCATTATTGAGTGTCCAAACTCAAAAGAAAATATACCAGTTCACGGTAGCTATTTATTAGAGTCAATGCCTGAGtgccaaataaaaattaaaaacgagaTTTTCAGAACAgagaaaaagaatagaataaatTTCGTTAAAATAAATCTTCCTAAAATTAATCCTTCaattaatattttccaaaataatACTATCGATTTTTCACCAATGAACCTTAACACAATTAACCTTAAAGAAACTAGAGAAATTCAAGAAAAGTTAAAGGCACAAAAAGAGAATTTAGAAGACATTAATACGACGATATATTATAGACGAACAAGTTTTTGGACAATTttcatttatataataatttttattttaatattgtattgtttatttaaatattgcaACAAAGTTCGTCTAAGAATAAAAGAAAGAAGAAACGAAGAGGACCCCGAGAGCAGAAAAGCAGAGCATCCCTTATTCGTTGTGTAAGAAGCACATTCCAAGGATATGCTTCTTTCTGAGGGTGGAGGTGTTACAACCCTGTAACTCAATAGATCCAGGAGGTGGAAGGTGACGCATTAGGAACTTATAAATAGAGGTGTTTGTCATTTTATTATTCAGTTTCGAAGTTTGTAGATTTGTTTGTACTAAGAacttgtaatttaaaaaataaaattgttttttaaaaaagcgtTTTCCCGTTCGAAAACCATATTTATCTTCTTTATTCacactttaaaaatttgtttagtGTGTATGTATTTCTTAAAGACACACAATCATTGAAAAATGATTCATgctatttaaaaatatctttctGTTAacgacactgttatcgacaaagtaGATCAAATTCAAACTTGTCATCAAATTACACTTCTGTGTATCGTTAAAAATTAATGGATGGTCGTGGGTTGTATTGGTGTTGTTTAATACATAAtaagcaaaaatcttatttaaaacatgccaatggtttttgcaatcacaatcaatgcagtgtttatGCCTGTTATTATAGCATTggctgttaaataatttttattcgaTTGTTTCGTCTGTTGTACAACCCTCGTCCTTTTTAGGGTGTAGTAACGAAATGTTATTCTTCTAATCGTTCCAGTAATGGTAAACGCTACATTATACTTCATGCTGGAAATGATGAGGGTTTTATTCCGGACGCTAGTTtaattttttcgtccacaaagAATACAGGTGATTACCATGGAAATATGGATgcaaatatttttgaagaatggtttgaagaaaatttgttgaaaaaattgGAGCGACCATCCATAATAGTGTTGGATAATGCATCCTACCACTCCAGAGTAGAAGAGAGATTTCCTTCAAGCAGCTGGACAAAAGAAGAAATACAGTTGTGGTTGACAGAAAAGAAAATTTATCAcagtgacatatttttaaaagttgATTTACTTCAAAGGTGTGGAGAGCACAGAGTTCAAAAGAAATTTGTTACTGACCAAATGGCTCTTAAATATGGCCATGAAGTTCTTCGATTTCCGCCCTACCATTTCCACTATAATGCAATTGAGTTAGTTTGGGGTATAGCCAAAAATTTTTATGATAAACATGCGTCCAAAACAACAGATGACGCTAGCGTTCTTAGTTTATGGAAAGAATCGCTAGAGCAAATAAAAGCAGTACAATGGCAAAATTGTATTAGACATACGGAAGACATAATCGTTAAGTCTTTTCAAATCGAGCGAGTTATAGACAAGGTCCGGCCTCTAATTATTCGGATAGACAATTCAGATAGTGACGACTCTGATAGTGAAATATCAGACAGTGAATAGGACAAATCGTTGGCTAAAAAGAAGTGTTTCGGGAATTCAATTCGGTCTTGCAAAGCGGTGTGTTTTAGTTAAACGATAAAGTACCTTCGGTCTAATTACTGGACTGCATACTCTCAATAGCTTCGGTATTAATTACTGGACTACACGTGTTTAAACCTTTTGTACCATACCAGCAACTTGGCAAGTATTTTCCAACTTTACTGCATGCAAAGCAATTCGTATAATTTTCACTCTACGCAAAATAGAGATTTATAGAGATCTTCATGAACATTTGATGTCGGCAAATAATTTCGAGTAATCGAAATATTCCGTCCCACTTCTTTTAGCACGccctgtatatacatattataatcaTTTTATTTGCCTTGATACAGTAAAATCCAATATTATTACTGAACATAAACTAcaggaaattaaatatttttacttttcaagCGATAGGAATTAAATATTAACGCCCCACTGTTTGAGGCCCACTGATCATATCTTAATTACATACCGGCCGTCATAGGGTAAAAGGACTTTAGTTCacaatgtccccatcaaattagaaacaaaagaggCAAAAAGCGCATTAGAGCGGGCCCCTGCGTGGCCCGAGCCCTGGTTatctcctctcatcacatgtcccatatatatcagggcccggattacgtacactcgatacgcatcgtatccgccatgttttactgtagcgccttatgggaaaacatggcggatacgatgcgtatcgagtgtacgtaattcGGGCCCAGGTTTTTTCTCTTAATACAAATAGTTAGTTAAATACAAAGTTATTGTTACAATTACTTTTCTTTCAAGAGAATTCAAACGAATAAAAGTGCTTAATTAAAaaccatctttttttttttttttttttttttgggaggtgagaatcttcaaaagaccgtctgggaaggtgtcccaggtgtgtcggattcgatccgtcacgcttcaccgtgccgaaccgcctaccgactaaactcacctcctcttcCTCCAGCCGACAGGTCTGGAACCGCTTTTGGCGAGCAtgtctgacccgtcgaccttactcataacTCCCCCCGGGCACCCTCTGCGTGCACTCCGTAGATTAAGCGGCCACTCAGCCGCCCCGTCCCGCACACACCCCGCACAAAGACCGGTCGGTGAAGACGACCGTCCCGTGCAGCCCATGTGCGGGTGGGGCGACCGGGGTGCCCCCAATCAAACATGAACTAGCAAAAGGATACCAGTCgacagttacgagcaactccaaaCATTCGTGCTTTCATCAATTCGCACTCACACTCATACCCATTCATTCTACAGTTAACAGGAAGCAGTCAGTGAAGTTGGGTGTAAAAATCCTCCCCCACTACCtgatacaaaacaaaaaacagactaaaacaagacaaaacagaaagtaaacaaaacaatacaaaGGCGGTCAGCATGGGTTAgatgtaaaaggtcctccccCTGCTGACTACCGCTTACAACACGCAACACATTTGAGtaataaaattgatttaaaatgataaatattgtataaataagattgaagaagtaaataagaagataaaacaagataaaataaataaataagtaaaactaGTTAAAATAAGACAGACAGCGCAGGTTGGATGTAAAGGATCCTCCCCCCACTGGCTGCCATCTGcgacacaaaaataaaaacgttaaaaaaataaataaatagacggtcatcccgcttgcagtcgcctctctttctcctctttgtgcttcattgtcttcgtgacaaaagcaatgatcaggtcgaagtctctcttgctattgatagctttatcaattagctcgtgaggctcgcctagaggggatcccagtcccagctgcagctcggtacgTCCCGCCTGGTATGCAGGGCACACGAAGACGACATGCTGCGCGTCATCCACTACTCCACACTCAGGGCATAGATCGTCCATGGTTTTCCCTATACGATGAGTAAACTTCCTgaacgatccatgtcccgtcaaaaattgtgtgaaataGTAGCCGACGCGCCGATGCCGGCACTCGTACCACCTCACCACATCTGGaatcagggatctcgtccaggccgccttctcgacttcggctgcccattccctctgccacatctctagacttcttttcctttcttgtggacctgaacctattgccccgttgcccctctggtacattcggactctttctctggccaggatgtgcaccggtacagacccagccaccacctgtaaggcaatggttgatacggttctatacgcgctgcacaccctgatcagaggtttcctTTGTGTCCTAAGAAGCACGTCTTTATACTTTTTCATTCGAAGGACCTCGTGCCACACTGGGGCTCCGTATAAAACTATGGATAAGATGGATTGTGCCATCACTATTCTCTTCTGGGATCCAggaccccctatatttggcataaATTTATTTAGTATAGAGGTCCTTTCTTCTGCCTTCCGACATGCTTCTTGTACGTGTTGTCCGAATTTAAGCTTGTCGTCGAAAATAATTCCGAGGTACCTCGGAATTAAAAACCATCTAACTTACATCTATTAAAATGCACCATAACGACAAAAATATTATGTACGAAATTTCAGATTTTATCTAGACAACATTATAGTTTTCTGTTTATAAAGTTTAATTTTCcgttaaaatttaaattttgttatatctttatttaaacaattttgacAAATCCTAGATCATTTTCGCAgtgatattattaatatttctcCCGCACGCGAGAATCAAATAAAAACCATACGAAACGGCATCACCGCTTTGATTCTCCGCCAACAATCGGCGCTTATTCAGCGAAAGGGGCGCCCGTTCCTCCCCGCGACCAACACGTGGCCAACCATTAGAACGCGTGCCAAAGTATCATTACAGCTCGGGAGGGGGCCCTATCGAAGGGGGAGAACACGTCCACGTGCTCTACCTGGTCGCCGACCACCTGATAGCGTCACAGCTGGTCTGAGAAAGGGAAGCCCACTTACCACTCTTGGGTTCCGAGACAGCTTCCGTTCTTTTTTTTAACCCAAAGGAAGAAGTATGTGTGATATTGGTGTCGGTTTCACTGTGCGTAATTATTTAGGGACAAGGTGTGGATTTTGTTGAAGGGATTCCTTTTAGAGGATGTAAATGCTGAAGAATTGCAATTTATAAGCTAAATAATGTTTTTAGACTTTTTGAAgtgaattttatttttttttctctggaGACCATACCCAAGTTTTCATGCATCGTCCAACAGTTAGTTTAAGTCTTTCCGTCGCGTCGTAACATACTACATTAAGATATTACATCATTCGAACATTATACTCTTTTGCGTTTCTtaacataaaataaataaaccaattaAAACCAAATGGTTTAATCGCATGTAACATAACAtttagaatagaaaaaaaaattaaaaggataGCGGGAAGAAGATCAAGACACATATCTAAGACAACATGCTATATTTCTTATTAGTACAATACACATCATATTTTTTTACTGGCTGACAAAAATAGGTAAAACACTTCATTCATAGTATACATTTATTCGATTTAATAATTTTACATGTATAAGCTCGAAGCTCGGACCTCTCGAAACTCGTTCAATCATGTATTGAGGATTCACGATTTCTTATTCGCGAATTGATATTTCTGGGCTGTTCTTTTGAATATCCTGTTGGGTTATCTTATTAATTTCAGGATACCCCAACTTTGCAAATAAGAACTGCTAAATCTACGGAAGGTGTTACAAATTCAAGGGCCTCCGAGCTATCATTTCCCAGACATGTACAATGAAGACAGATCAGGTGATCGTGGTAGCCAAGGTACATGGTTGATGTTAATCCATGAAGGCTAACGATTCTCTAGCAAAATGCGGTCTGGCATAGTCTTGTTAGGCAATCGCGTTTTGGATGGggaagggataccttctgcttctaTGAAGTCTATAGTCaatctaatggtatgtggaggtccattatcatgcaagaaaattaaattttctcccgTTGCACCTTTCCAGAGCCTAACTTCAGGTTATTAACAGACCTGTGAGCAGTTAATGTTGATTGGATGAAAActaaggagtttttttacggatcacaattcctctccagaacattacacttccccttgtatatttgtgaacagatctgacatttttcgtttttgcttgtcttcctcgacctctaagtacacgatttcgtgggtcatctgattttacacaaatcctgactttttctgaaaatagtacattttgtcaattcacaatgttccagttttggtagtgaagacaccaatttaggcgatcaatattgtgctgcctggataactcggcaACCCATAACTGTCTTCTGCTGTATACTTTTTGCCACGAACTGTTCtccttatcgtttcaactgaaagagttacaccggtagcttccaaaagctgcctttggagctacaggtgagaaatggttgagtgtcttccagctgattgggcaattaaacgatcgtggcgcgccgttattactttttggtgactctcccttgctttatttttgagctttcttaGTCCTGTTATCTATTATAGGTTTTGGACAACACCCTGTGTTAcacctagctctacagctatgtccctctgagaacattacttagtccacaagaccaataatctttccccgttgtaagttctataaccccacatgacgcatattttcgtttttggacgcaaaagttagtttatttattttcgtttaatttgcaactcaagcaaatatcctataccgtaccgagctgtaatataatttgattgtcttatagattgtttattttcaataaaaacctttagtCTCCACAATAATAACtaacaagtttttttcaaaagaaataaattttactTAGAAATAAAGGTGATTCTATATAAGATTGGGTGTGTGTATACTCTGTCCCACCTTGATAATGCAGTCTGTGTGAGAGTTTTTAGCGCAGTGATGCCGactttatcaaaaagaatttgtaatcgaacattagagagattaaattaaaactgttttagaaagacaatctacaattttaggattcatagcGTAATAACTAactcaaataaacttaaacgcatatgaatcctaaaattgtagattgcctttctaaaatagttttaatttaatctctctaatgttcgattacaaattctttttgacaAAATCGGCATccccgcgctaaaaactctcataaggactgcattgcctatgttccttatACTATAAAGTCAAGGTGGGAAGGAGTATAGGCTCGCTGGTGGCTAAATGTAGCACCGTCAGCGAAGaaattaaccttccgatgaccaacctttttttgttacactgTTGACCAAGGTGGGGAAAAAATGActccaggtcaaaaatgtcaaaaatgacaattaacaaaaaaatgaagtgtttctttttttatggcatggactttgtcattcagccagtcacaacatgagtattagtgtcatgtgtagtgtgtatgttgagtaagagtcttgttactttgcaaagtcgacgtcattagcgtaaaactacttggaattatacataatagacggtattttactaaacatcaacttcagaatatattttttattcgtaaaatatagggatttttttttatttcaaaatatgaggatatctaggaTCATactaaagtcaaataaaaaaataatgagttaaaaattgaaaatacttttgactttat encodes:
- the LOC126888721 gene encoding uncharacterized protein LOC126888721 encodes the protein MDANIFEEWFEENLLKKLERPSIIVLDNASYHSRVEERFPSSSWTKEEIQLWLTEKKIYHSDIFLKVDLLQRCGEHRVQKKFVTDQMALKYGHEVLRFPPYHFHYNAIELVWGIAKNFYDKHASKTTDDASVLSLWKESLEQIKAVQWQNCIRHTEDIIVKSFQIERVIDKVRPLIIRIDNSDSDDSDSEISDSE